The following are from one region of the Sandaracinus amylolyticus genome:
- a CDS encoding S1 RNA-binding domain-containing protein: MSSSGGRKGESFADLFARGDVPIAKQRRLSVGEEVEGVVGHVGPDSVFVDLDDKQQGYFDTIELKDARGDVTVKVGDRVKAWVVGLDGGQIKLGKRFGRDVASTDRFRAAFEQGAPVEGKVTGVNKGGAEVDLGGIRGFCPFSQLDNQYVQDPSTFIGRSLSFVITKLDERDVVLSRRQLLEREAKDARERVLATLAIGSTVKGRVSQLREFGAFVDLGGIEGLIPMRELSHDRVKPEDVVQLGDVVEVQVKNVEKKTTDKGEKVEITLSLKALAADPWSAIEAVAPVGKVVAGQVSRLAEFGAFVRIASGVEGLLHVSELGARVRRPEEAVQIGQALLVRVLSVDVARKRIALAPASEGAAVGAEDRGGAGVIVGAVVKAIVEKVENYGVVCQLAGTKGRAGRAVIPNAETGTRLGADLRKEFPVGREVTAKVIEASDNRTRISIKAAVEDAERADFDSFRAKGGGAGMGTLGDLLKKKLGKR; this comes from the coding sequence ATGAGCAGCAGCGGTGGACGGAAGGGCGAGAGCTTCGCGGACCTCTTCGCACGTGGAGACGTGCCGATCGCGAAGCAGCGGCGCCTGTCGGTGGGTGAAGAGGTCGAGGGCGTGGTCGGTCACGTCGGGCCCGACTCGGTGTTCGTCGATCTCGACGACAAGCAGCAGGGCTACTTCGACACGATCGAGCTGAAGGACGCGCGCGGCGACGTGACCGTGAAGGTCGGCGATCGCGTGAAGGCGTGGGTCGTCGGGCTCGACGGCGGACAGATCAAGCTCGGCAAGCGCTTCGGGCGCGACGTCGCGAGCACCGATCGCTTCCGCGCCGCGTTCGAGCAGGGCGCGCCGGTCGAGGGCAAGGTCACCGGCGTGAACAAGGGTGGCGCCGAGGTCGATCTCGGCGGCATCCGCGGCTTCTGCCCGTTCTCGCAGCTCGACAACCAGTACGTGCAGGACCCGTCGACGTTCATCGGCCGCTCGCTCTCGTTCGTGATCACGAAGCTCGACGAGCGCGACGTGGTGCTCTCGCGCCGTCAGCTCCTCGAGCGCGAGGCGAAGGACGCGCGCGAGCGCGTGCTCGCGACGCTGGCGATCGGCAGCACCGTGAAGGGTCGCGTCTCGCAGCTGCGCGAGTTCGGTGCGTTCGTCGATCTCGGCGGCATCGAGGGGCTCATCCCGATGCGCGAGCTCTCGCACGATCGCGTGAAGCCCGAGGACGTCGTGCAGCTCGGCGACGTCGTCGAGGTGCAGGTCAAGAACGTCGAGAAGAAGACCACCGACAAGGGCGAGAAGGTCGAGATCACGCTCTCGCTCAAGGCGCTCGCGGCGGATCCGTGGAGCGCGATCGAGGCGGTCGCGCCGGTGGGCAAGGTCGTCGCGGGCCAGGTGAGCCGGCTCGCGGAGTTCGGCGCGTTCGTGCGCATCGCGTCGGGCGTCGAGGGCCTGCTGCACGTGTCGGAGCTCGGCGCGCGCGTGCGTCGTCCCGAAGAGGCCGTGCAGATCGGGCAGGCGCTCCTGGTGCGCGTGCTCTCGGTCGACGTCGCGCGCAAGCGCATCGCGCTCGCGCCGGCGAGCGAGGGCGCGGCGGTGGGCGCCGAGGATCGTGGCGGCGCAGGCGTGATCGTCGGCGCGGTAGTGAAGGCGATCGTCGAGAAGGTCGAGAACTACGGCGTCGTCTGCCAGCTCGCGGGCACCAAGGGACGCGCGGGACGCGCGGTGATCCCGAACGCCGAGACCGGCACGCGCCTGGGCGCGGATCTCCGCAAGGAGTTCCCGGTCGGGCGCGAGGTCACCGCGAAGGTGATCGAGGCGAGCGACAACCGCACCCGCATCAGCATCAAGGCCGCGGTCGAGGACGCGGAGCGCGCGGACTTCGACTCGTTCCGCGCCAAGGGCGGCGGAGCCGGCATGGGCACCCTCGGCGATCTGCTGAAGAAGAAGCTCGGCAAGCGCTGA
- a CDS encoding RecQ family ATP-dependent DNA helicase, translating into MNARTQHSRDDAARGRDDDLDRQLSERFGLPSFRPWQREAVAEILHGSGRCLVLAPTGGGKSLCYQFPASVLGGTSIVISPLIALMEDQVRSLTDRGIPATYLASTVDADERRARERDLFAGKFALVYIAPERLAAPGVVDKLARLRPPLVAIDEAHCISQWGHDFRPDYLRIGEVLRALAPPRVVACTATATPAVRAEILEKLGLPDGETKVVLRGFARPNLHLSAIECDGRSSRRTWMMRAIDDALGTPREPKGAAIVYAGTRKSTEEVAGLVAARGYRVAAYHAGLEPEQRSVVSEAFAKRQLDVVVATNAFGMGIDRPDIRCVVHVAPPGSIEAYYQEVGRAGRDGQPAWGLLLSGSNDIGLRRRLIEHGRDGQQVDPAERDRQWSLFRELLRYVEAGSCRHDFILRYFGDEQELLGGCGHCDVCERLEREGEGERKISEEDALVVRKALAGVARAQRRAGMLAVADMLHGVSDERQKKMGFTELSTFGILKDHSREWLISLLRRMVTAGLVEITASEFPMPYLSALGAKVMRAQEPVRVLLPPVEVKTPKGRGGTRVERDGSARTTAAVAGLSSKTAAAFERLRAVRLELAKEQHVPAYVVCHDRVLVEIAERRPTTIDEMAQVRGMGPARIAAYGDRFLAALEGD; encoded by the coding sequence GTGAACGCGCGCACGCAGCACAGCCGTGACGATGCCGCGCGCGGCCGGGACGACGATCTCGATCGCCAGTTGAGCGAGCGCTTCGGCCTTCCGAGCTTCCGGCCGTGGCAGCGCGAGGCGGTCGCGGAGATCCTGCACGGCAGCGGGCGCTGCTTGGTCCTCGCGCCCACCGGCGGCGGCAAGTCGCTCTGTTATCAGTTCCCGGCGTCGGTGCTCGGCGGCACGTCGATCGTGATCTCGCCGCTGATCGCGCTGATGGAGGATCAGGTCCGCAGCCTGACCGATCGCGGGATCCCCGCGACGTACCTGGCGTCGACGGTCGACGCGGACGAGCGACGGGCGAGAGAGCGCGATCTCTTCGCGGGGAAGTTCGCGCTCGTCTACATCGCGCCGGAGCGGCTCGCCGCGCCCGGGGTGGTCGACAAGCTCGCGCGGCTGCGCCCGCCGCTGGTCGCGATCGACGAGGCGCACTGCATCTCGCAGTGGGGCCACGACTTCCGCCCCGACTACCTGCGCATCGGCGAGGTGCTGCGCGCGCTCGCGCCGCCGCGCGTCGTCGCGTGCACCGCGACGGCGACCCCCGCGGTGCGCGCCGAGATCCTCGAGAAGCTCGGGCTTCCCGACGGCGAGACGAAGGTGGTGCTGCGCGGGTTCGCGCGCCCGAACCTGCATCTCTCGGCGATCGAGTGCGACGGTCGCAGCTCGCGGCGGACGTGGATGATGCGCGCGATCGACGACGCGCTGGGCACCCCGCGCGAGCCCAAGGGCGCGGCGATCGTCTACGCGGGGACGCGGAAGTCGACCGAGGAGGTCGCGGGGCTGGTCGCGGCGCGCGGGTACCGCGTCGCGGCCTATCACGCGGGGCTCGAGCCCGAGCAGCGCAGCGTGGTCAGCGAAGCGTTCGCGAAGCGCCAGCTCGACGTGGTCGTGGCGACGAACGCGTTCGGCATGGGCATCGATCGCCCGGACATCCGGTGCGTCGTGCACGTCGCGCCGCCGGGATCGATCGAGGCGTACTACCAGGAGGTCGGTCGCGCGGGGCGCGATGGACAGCCGGCGTGGGGCCTCTTGCTCAGCGGATCGAACGACATCGGGCTGCGACGTCGGCTGATCGAGCACGGTCGCGACGGGCAGCAGGTCGATCCTGCGGAGCGCGATCGTCAGTGGAGCCTGTTCCGCGAGCTGCTGCGTTACGTCGAGGCGGGCAGCTGCCGGCACGACTTCATCCTGCGGTACTTCGGGGACGAGCAGGAGCTCCTCGGCGGCTGCGGTCACTGCGACGTGTGCGAGCGCCTCGAGCGCGAAGGCGAGGGCGAGCGGAAGATCAGCGAGGAGGACGCGCTGGTCGTGCGCAAGGCTCTGGCGGGCGTCGCGCGGGCGCAGCGTCGCGCGGGGATGCTCGCGGTCGCCGACATGCTGCACGGCGTGAGCGACGAGCGTCAGAAGAAGATGGGCTTCACCGAGCTCAGCACGTTCGGGATCCTGAAGGACCACTCGCGCGAGTGGTTGATCTCGCTGCTGCGTCGGATGGTCACCGCGGGGCTCGTGGAGATCACGGCGAGCGAGTTCCCGATGCCGTACCTGAGCGCGCTCGGCGCGAAGGTGATGCGCGCGCAGGAGCCGGTGCGGGTGCTGCTGCCGCCCGTCGAGGTGAAGACGCCGAAGGGACGCGGCGGCACGCGCGTGGAGCGCGACGGCAGCGCGCGCACCACCGCAGCGGTCGCGGGGCTGAGCTCGAAGACGGCCGCGGCGTTCGAGCGGCTGCGCGCGGTGCGCCTCGAACTCGCGAAGGAGCAGCACGTCCCGGCGTACGTCGTCTGCCACGATCGCGTGCTCGTCGAGATCGCGGAGCGACGGCCCACCACGATCGACGAGATGGCGCAGGTGCGCGGCATGGGCCCGGCGCGCATCGCGGCGTACGGGGACAGGTTTCTCGCCGCGCTCGAAGGAGACTAG
- a CDS encoding McrB family protein yields MSGDDDEPDWSGEDPITGRRVQPVHAIERVAEKTGRDPALLRRWVDAIERKGQAILYGPPGSGKSYLARELARHLVGGGDGFTRQLVLHASTTYEDFVQGYRPLTRSDGTVQWPLVRGRFLQFAEKAYERRGRCVLVLDEMHRADVGRVLGELVHLLEYRGEPMPLAAGDSPFVLPSNVRIIGTMSSTDAARSGGDLVLRRRFAYLRVTPDLEVLRRFHARTGFDVDGLLGVLHRIEQLVRDPDRSLGVSFFLRERLGEEIEDVWRFEVEPMLEALLADRPAEAARLRWDVVRWKILRD; encoded by the coding sequence ATGAGCGGCGACGACGACGAGCCCGACTGGTCCGGCGAAGATCCGATCACCGGTCGTCGCGTCCAGCCGGTGCACGCGATCGAGCGCGTCGCCGAGAAGACCGGGCGCGACCCCGCGCTGCTGCGGCGCTGGGTCGACGCGATCGAGCGCAAGGGGCAGGCGATCCTCTACGGCCCACCGGGCTCGGGGAAGAGCTACCTCGCGCGCGAGCTCGCGCGGCATCTCGTGGGCGGTGGCGACGGCTTCACGCGACAGCTCGTGCTGCACGCCAGCACGACCTACGAGGACTTCGTGCAGGGCTATCGCCCGCTCACGCGCTCCGACGGGACCGTGCAGTGGCCGCTCGTGCGCGGTCGGTTCCTGCAGTTCGCGGAGAAGGCCTACGAGCGGCGCGGTCGCTGCGTGCTGGTGCTCGACGAGATGCATCGCGCCGACGTCGGGCGCGTGCTCGGCGAGCTGGTGCACCTGCTCGAGTACCGCGGCGAGCCCATGCCGCTCGCGGCGGGCGACTCGCCCTTCGTGTTGCCCTCGAACGTGCGGATCATCGGGACGATGTCGTCGACCGACGCCGCGCGCTCGGGCGGTGATCTCGTGCTGCGGCGACGCTTCGCGTACCTGCGCGTCACGCCGGATCTCGAGGTGCTGCGGCGCTTCCACGCGCGCACCGGGTTCGACGTCGACGGACTGCTCGGCGTGCTGCACCGCATCGAGCAGCTGGTGCGCGATCCCGATCGCTCGCTCGGCGTGTCGTTCTTCCTCCGCGAGCGTCTCGGCGAAGAGATCGAGGACGTGTGGCGCTTCGAGGTCGAGCCGATGCTCGAGGCGCTCCTCGCGGATCGTCCCGCGGAAGCGGCGCGGCTTCGCTGGGACGTGGTGCGCTGGAAGATCCTCCGCGACTAG
- a CDS encoding vWA domain-containing protein — MNLQIPKRRRRAWGLAAAAVALATGGIVLSTTPGPASAVPAVVAPSAQPTPASGSPRAALRGPRVDGFFAFTEGAALADGARSLYAELRLTGEEGGVARRAPVSLAVVLDHSGSMSGDKIVQARESIVSLLARMHDDDRLAVIVYDHEAQVLQPLASVRELRETLPARVRAVTADGGTNIPAGLDLGARALATAPGDHVRRLVLVSDGQDGSGEALPSIATRIASRASERVTTSSLGIGVDYDERFLSTVADSGRGNYAFLSDGAQLDPFLRQELDQASSTVADDVVAEIDLPAGAMLRHAHGAVASIEGTRVRLPLGTLFAGERRKVVLELAAPMGAVGSLASTAVRVRYVTVEDGTARAIDGGTASVRAVASASEVDASRDVELHADALATAIDAQQVAAISAWQEGRRDEALRMTDAHLQELQRANTAAPSPAYAARIDALRRDRSSFEQTEARSGAGRSYSLSRGAARRASAEAF, encoded by the coding sequence ATGAACCTGCAGATCCCGAAGCGTCGTCGCCGTGCGTGGGGGCTCGCCGCGGCCGCGGTCGCGCTCGCCACCGGCGGCATCGTCCTGTCCACCACGCCGGGGCCCGCGAGCGCGGTGCCCGCCGTCGTCGCGCCGAGCGCGCAGCCCACGCCCGCGAGCGGCTCGCCGCGCGCCGCGCTCCGCGGCCCGCGCGTCGACGGGTTCTTCGCGTTCACCGAGGGCGCTGCGCTCGCCGACGGAGCGCGCTCGCTCTACGCCGAGCTCCGGCTCACCGGCGAGGAGGGCGGCGTCGCGCGGCGCGCTCCCGTATCGCTCGCGGTCGTGCTCGATCACTCGGGCTCGATGAGCGGCGACAAGATCGTGCAAGCGCGCGAGTCCATCGTCTCGCTGCTCGCGCGCATGCACGACGACGATCGCCTGGCGGTGATCGTGTACGACCACGAGGCGCAGGTGCTGCAGCCGCTCGCCAGCGTGCGCGAGCTGCGCGAGACCCTCCCCGCGCGCGTCCGCGCGGTCACCGCCGACGGCGGCACGAACATCCCCGCGGGCCTCGATCTCGGTGCGCGCGCGCTCGCGACCGCGCCCGGCGATCACGTGCGCCGCCTCGTGCTCGTCTCGGACGGACAGGACGGCTCGGGCGAGGCGCTGCCCTCGATCGCGACGCGCATCGCGTCGCGCGCCTCGGAGCGCGTCACCACTTCGTCGCTCGGCATCGGCGTCGACTACGACGAGCGCTTCCTCAGCACGGTCGCGGACTCGGGCCGCGGCAACTACGCGTTCCTCAGCGACGGCGCGCAGCTCGATCCCTTCCTGCGCCAGGAGCTCGACCAGGCGTCGAGCACCGTCGCCGACGACGTGGTCGCCGAGATCGACCTCCCGGCGGGCGCGATGCTGCGCCACGCGCACGGCGCGGTCGCGTCGATCGAGGGCACGCGCGTGCGACTGCCGCTCGGGACGCTCTTCGCGGGAGAGCGACGCAAGGTCGTGCTCGAGCTCGCAGCGCCGATGGGCGCGGTGGGCTCGCTCGCGAGCACCGCGGTGCGCGTGCGCTACGTGACCGTCGAGGACGGGACCGCGCGCGCGATCGACGGCGGCACGGCCTCGGTGCGCGCGGTGGCGAGCGCGAGCGAGGTCGACGCATCGCGCGACGTCGAGCTGCACGCCGATGCGCTCGCCACCGCGATCGACGCCCAGCAGGTGGCCGCGATCAGCGCGTGGCAAGAGGGCCGTCGCGACGAGGCGCTGCGCATGACCGACGCGCACCTGCAGGAGCTGCAGCGCGCGAACACGGCCGCGCCCTCCCCCGCGTACGCCGCGCGCATCGACGCGCTCCGCCGCGATCGCTCGAGCTTCGAGCAGACCGAGGCGCGCTCGGGCGCCGGACGCTCGTACTCGCTGAGCCGTGGCGCCGCGCGCCGCGCGTCCGCGGAGGCCTTCTGA
- a CDS encoding lysylphosphatidylglycerol synthase domain-containing protein, translating into MIRVAVALVGFGLLAWTVYDAGAERIVEILPHAAAWLPLALLLEALRIATDAYATRLVLGERGRVIPFSRLYFVQLAAQGVMGVVPAGRSASEAAKATLLSAWIPPQVAIAMGTTNQANVLISSAAFSVFCIPGALATSGDTGLAWAIFAHFVVLMAAGVGMRVAATHPEIERILARRWPKLGERARLFHEASRDVPVVALGPVTMMFMGRAIQMVQYAVLAHAVGLDVSVLGALAVQGVNLVAAALGVFVPGQVGTAELVFRMSAEALGTTPAAAVSLALLARVPQLTFIAIGLTTLMLWRSRRRAGTA; encoded by the coding sequence TTGATCCGCGTCGCCGTCGCGCTCGTGGGCTTCGGCCTCCTCGCGTGGACCGTGTACGACGCGGGCGCGGAGCGGATCGTCGAGATCCTGCCGCACGCCGCGGCGTGGCTGCCGCTCGCGCTCCTGCTCGAGGCGCTGCGCATCGCGACGGATGCCTACGCCACGCGCCTGGTGCTCGGCGAGCGGGGGCGCGTCATCCCGTTCTCGCGGCTCTACTTCGTACAGCTCGCCGCGCAGGGCGTGATGGGCGTGGTGCCCGCCGGACGCAGCGCGAGCGAAGCGGCGAAGGCGACGCTGCTCTCGGCGTGGATCCCGCCCCAGGTCGCGATCGCGATGGGCACCACGAACCAGGCGAACGTGCTCATCAGCTCGGCGGCGTTCTCGGTCTTCTGCATCCCGGGCGCGCTCGCGACGTCGGGCGATACCGGGCTCGCGTGGGCGATCTTCGCGCACTTCGTCGTGCTCATGGCGGCGGGCGTCGGAATGCGCGTCGCGGCGACGCACCCCGAGATCGAGCGCATCCTCGCGCGCCGATGGCCCAAGCTCGGCGAGCGTGCGCGCCTCTTCCACGAAGCGTCGCGCGACGTGCCGGTGGTCGCGCTCGGCCCGGTCACGATGATGTTCATGGGCCGGGCGATCCAGATGGTGCAGTACGCGGTGCTCGCGCACGCGGTGGGCCTCGACGTGAGCGTGCTCGGTGCGCTCGCGGTGCAGGGCGTGAACCTCGTCGCAGCCGCGCTCGGCGTGTTCGTGCCGGGTCAGGTCGGGACGGCCGAGCTGGTGTTCCGCATGTCCGCCGAGGCGCTGGGCACCACCCCCGCGGCCGCGGTGTCGCTCGCGCTGCTGGCGCGCGTGCCGCAGCTGACGTTCATCGCGATCGGTCTCACGACGCTGATGCTCTGGCGCAGCCGGCGCCGCGCCGGCACCGCCTAG
- a CDS encoding glutathione S-transferase N-terminal domain-containing protein, with protein sequence MTSAFDHFTSTAASFVRGQAGARVGALGPRPLEPFLLWEFEACPFCRKVREALSILDLDALVFPCPRGGTRFRDEARARGGKTQFPFLVDPNADDRALYESDAIIAYLFARYGHGRPPRRLTLGPLTLATSAIASGLRLPHGRAARPSRTPDAPLELFAYEASPDARLVREVLCELELPHLSRSCAEGSPTREALRTHHGDVALPFLHDPSAGVSIHGASEVIAHLERTYALPA encoded by the coding sequence GTGACGAGCGCCTTCGATCACTTCACGTCCACCGCCGCGAGCTTCGTGCGCGGACAGGCCGGCGCGCGCGTCGGCGCGCTCGGTCCACGCCCCCTCGAGCCATTCCTGCTCTGGGAGTTCGAGGCGTGCCCCTTCTGTCGCAAGGTGCGCGAGGCGCTCTCGATCCTCGATCTCGACGCGCTCGTCTTCCCGTGTCCGCGCGGCGGCACCCGCTTCCGCGACGAAGCGCGCGCCCGCGGCGGCAAGACGCAGTTCCCCTTCCTCGTCGATCCCAACGCCGACGATCGCGCGCTCTACGAGTCCGACGCGATCATCGCGTACCTCTTCGCGCGCTACGGCCACGGCCGTCCCCCGCGACGCCTCACCCTCGGCCCACTCACCCTCGCGACCTCGGCGATCGCGTCCGGGCTGCGCCTCCCGCACGGTCGCGCCGCACGTCCGAGCCGCACGCCCGACGCGCCGCTCGAGCTCTTCGCGTACGAGGCCTCGCCCGACGCGCGCCTCGTCCGCGAGGTCCTCTGCGAGCTCGAGCTGCCCCACCTCTCGCGCTCCTGCGCCGAGGGCAGCCCGACGCGCGAGGCGCTGCGCACCCATCACGGCGACGTCGCCCTGCCCTTCCTGCACGACCCGAGCGCGGGCGTGTCGATCCACGGCGCGAGCGAGGTGATCGCGCACCTCGAGCGCACCTACGCGCTGCCCGCCTGA
- a CDS encoding mitochondrial import receptor subunit TOM22 codes for MLARALVSIGVLGLTLLVAETLRAMPAGPAALGLALFGAALAPMISGAPTPLAVGLGALAALAWAWLRPIAPIAAGAVLAVLIYAVRALRGRDVAAVITHLAVAAIGGASATWVLARFGDGDAWVRVVAITTSMLLVSLPFALHAEDARVSALISLARRSRGPARWRLLRAAALQRRATEPAFPLARDERRRIDRALRTVHRLGEARAEAGVADLVAIDRALGAHVAGIARLMRALRARWASGEAIDGGDTRELDAARERAAAEAAALEELA; via the coding sequence ATGCTGGCGCGAGCGCTGGTGTCGATCGGCGTGCTCGGGCTCACGCTGCTCGTCGCGGAGACGCTGCGCGCGATGCCCGCGGGCCCCGCGGCGCTGGGCCTCGCGCTCTTCGGCGCCGCGCTCGCGCCGATGATCTCGGGCGCGCCGACGCCGCTCGCGGTGGGGCTCGGCGCGCTCGCCGCGCTCGCGTGGGCGTGGCTCCGACCGATCGCGCCGATCGCGGCGGGCGCGGTGCTCGCGGTGCTGATCTACGCCGTGCGCGCCCTGCGCGGGCGTGACGTCGCGGCGGTGATCACGCACCTCGCGGTCGCGGCGATCGGCGGTGCGAGCGCGACGTGGGTGCTCGCGCGCTTCGGAGACGGCGACGCGTGGGTGCGCGTCGTCGCGATCACGACGTCGATGTTGCTCGTGTCGCTGCCCTTCGCGCTGCACGCGGAGGACGCGCGGGTGTCGGCGCTGATCTCGCTCGCGCGGCGCAGCCGTGGGCCCGCTCGATGGCGTCTCCTGCGTGCCGCCGCGCTGCAGCGACGCGCGACCGAGCCCGCGTTCCCGCTCGCGCGCGACGAGCGCCGCCGCATCGATCGCGCGCTGCGCACCGTGCATCGCCTCGGCGAGGCCCGCGCCGAGGCGGGCGTCGCGGATCTCGTCGCGATCGACCGCGCGCTGGGCGCGCACGTCGCCGGGATCGCGCGGCTCATGCGCGCCCTGCGTGCGCGATGGGCGAGCGGCGAGGCGATCGACGGCGGCGACACGCGCGAGCTCGACGCAGCACGAGAGCGCGCCGCGGCGGAGGCGGCCGCGCTCGAAGAGCTCGCGTGA